Genomic DNA from Schistocerca gregaria isolate iqSchGreg1 chromosome 4, iqSchGreg1.2, whole genome shotgun sequence:
TGCATGTGGTTTTTAGCCAGTTTCCCACAGCCAACTGGTATCACCATCTAGCATCAGTTATAAAATTTGCAAACAATAACATTCTCATACTTTTACATGGATAACAATAGATGCAGTCATATGGGGAACACATTTGCCATTGTGGGAAGGTAGGTTTGGGGAGGGGGAGCCCAACCACTCTATACCACTAAAACACTAAATCCAGATTAACAGACCACACACGCACAAATATGGGGTATATGAGAGGGTGGTGGAGggtgggaagaggaggaggaggaggaggaggagagagagagagagagagagagagagagagagagctgggggGGAGGACACTCAACTCAAAAGAAATCCTTAAGTTTAGCTACCAAAGCAACTACCTTATACAAGAAGCACACTTACTTCTGCAATTAAGAACACAAGTTGTCTCATCAGATCCAAGCAAATTTACTGCACGGCACGTATATGTACCAGAATCCTCAGCAATAAGGTCTATGATGTCCAGAGCAACATACCCAAAATCATGAATGGGCCGAAACCTATGACCTGTAAagaaaaaatagcaaaaaaaattaataatttactcaTCATATAATAGTGAACTGGTAAAACTGCTGCCGCCAATGtcagctgctgttgacagtaacacTGGGACTACTGTGGTAATTTTCACATGATTATAAAAGCAGATACACAGCCCCCAGTGTAATCAATGACTTCTGAAATCAATGTTACATATAGTGTCTACTGAACTAAAGCAGCTGATCTTGAAACAGTCAGAACTGTTTTTTAATTCTATTTACAAGTGAACAGTCACATGTGTttgatcttgatgaaatttggtgTATATGTAGAGGAGTCAAGATAgtgcaatacatatttttttattttgcccagtttcacttttaaggggtaaaacaaaCTCTAAACGATAATTAGGCATATTAGGTTTACAGGGAGTATCTTGGAAAACAGGCTACATCAAAAAAAGTGTTTCATATAAAAGCtgaaatgtaattaacattcttgGAAAGCGTATAAAAAACTTTTGCAATAATCTCAAATGTTGTAAAATACTCCATCAACATCaatcaattttgaaaaatgaaaacatttgttaCAACACGAACTACAGAAGCTTTCACACCACATAAATGCATGTGtggtaaagctggtttctgaaacaccatttttggaaaataagctataCACAACGTGCTTTTGTAATATTTTCTACATACCCAATTCAAATATCCAATGTTCATTATtagtctaattatttattttacttacttttggtttatgttttaaatttttattttacattttaccttcatattatttcagttttttgtttactatttcacaaacatgcattttgttaattgaaaatgataagtaaatcattaTGAAAAGGTCTCATTTCTATTCACCATACAGCagtgatgctgagtcgcagataggtacaataaaaagactgtcaaacaagtaagctatacatgaccacagtctctggttaCTGAGGCCAGCCTCAGAAGCCAGAgactggtcatgtgtgtgtgagttgtgtttgtgtgagtacaCATTCACTCATGACCActatggccatgtgtgtgtgtgagtgtgtgtgtgtgtgtgtgtgtgtgtgtgtgtgtgtgtgtgtgtgtgtctgtgtttgtgtgcgtTGTCTAACTCTGATGAAAGCCGTTTTGGCAACATTTTTACACCAAGCACATAAAATAAATGATATTTCTTCTCATAATACACATGAGGGACAGCATGATAGAAAACAAAATTCAATAGGCTTCTCAAACTGTAGTGGGTAATCCTCTGATTATCATGATTTGTATCAAACATATTTCAGAATACTGGAAAACGTTGGCTAAGAGAATTGATTACGTACTAGTGAATGCAGCTCgattatattatttctcaagtggagattgacatcGTAATTATTCAGCAGAATTACTTATAgacctgaaaatcttctcacaCATACCTCCCAAAATCAAGTACCATACACATTCAACGGCTGCACCTGTCCCATTGAGCcttttgggatcaccagatgaacaagCTCCTTGTCCTTAGGTAAGTTCCTCAAAATGGTTCTTTCACACTGACTACCTtccttttcatagttttaaaataaAGTTATAGAGAGTTTGGATGAAGAATTTGACAATCTCCTTTTGAAACCCCAAATGCTCTTGTGACAGCATCAAAATCTGGTAAACTAATGTCTGACCAGATCAAAAAATACTTGGAAGAAGTTTTCTTTCCCAGTATGGAAGAAAAATCAGTGTTATTGTTAGATTCTTGAGGTAGTCAGTGTGAAAGAACTGTTTTCATCATCATATCCAAGGACAAAGAACTTGTTCATCTAGTGATCAAAAGGTCAGGTACATCTGTTGGCCATATATGGAGTTCGACGTTGGAAGAACTTTATGAGAATATTTTCAGTTCTAATTCTGCTGAATGATTATGATATCATGCTCTACTTGAGATCCgatataatcaagctgcagtcactagtatacAATCGGTTCTCTTTGCCAAGCTTTTCCACTGTTCTTAAATATGCCTGATGCAAGTCAGGATATTTGGAGGAAACTCCACAACAATTCGAGAATTTTGTTTTATATCAAGTTGTGAAGAAATTTCACTCATCatatgtgcatggtgtaaaaaaagttatgttttaagCTTTTCTTCACAGATTACGATTACTGTAATGactttgtatcataataatgagttacttattattctCAATTAACATATACGCCTATGGGAAATTGTAAAAAAGagtaaaataacaatttgaaacataaaaccaaaagtaagtaaaataaataattagaataataatgaatgtttGGATGTTAGCACAGTGTGTATAGCTTATTTTTCAGAAATGGTATTTCAAAAGCCAGCTTTAGTAAGCATGGATGTATGTAGCATGAAGCTTTTGAAGGCGtgataattgcatggggagagatcaggactacagggctTGAGAGTCTCCCACTTGAACCTATGTAACTAGTGCATTATGACATTTTTcaacatggggagctgcatcagcgTGAAGTAGTATCGCCCCTTGTTACAGTTTTCCTGGACATTTTGCCTAAATTGCATTCCATAAATTCTTTAGCATTGCATAGTAATATTCCCCATGGGGTTGTTATTGTCCATAATGAATGAgactggcctcccagatcgactggCAAATTGTGCTGAATTGCAACCAGCACAAAACTTGGCACACCtttccacaacagtggtttttgacagacatgctgtcccatacacattcttcattctctgatgaatgacTACCATTGTTTGTGCTTCAGCACCCATGAAAAGAATAACAGTCTGTTTAGACACATTTAGTAACAACGTGACCTTTTTTCATATTTCCCCATTTACTGCTCAAACATTGGAAAGACAGTCAGTGCTTATATATCCATGTCAGAGTCACGTATGAGGGTAAACCAtttattatctgcaatttagttatatttttgtttattttggtagtactgtcattttatgttgatgacgcatgctttgtttatttgttgttatatctttccaATTTTCATGCTGCTAAGTTAGTTTTGTTATCGCTGCCGTACTGTTAATCATGGATGCTCCCCTGTCTATTTGCACCGGAGAAGAGAAACAttcagtgatccattttttgtggtcggaaggcgtattcatcgaagactttcaatagagtacaggaacagtgttttgccacaacagagtgtctacgaatggattgaaaaattccggaaTGGTCGTACAAGGGTTACGCATGATGAAGGAGCCAGACGACCATTTACCACCACAAACGAAGAAACATTGAGCACTCACATGAaacgattctcttagacagacaattaactattgacaaagtagcacatcatctgcaaattagtcatggttctgactgcaaaatcatccacaacagatctGGGTTTCATAAAGTATGTATAaggtgggtcccaaaacaactcacatagTAGTATAAACAAACACACTTGGacgtctgcaaaaaacatttgaatCACTATGCTAACATATACGAATTCCACCCTCCATGcttcctgccctccaatgctaaatttgtgatcccttgatgcctcagaacatgtcctaccaaccaatccctccttctcgtcaagttgtgccacaaattcctcttctccccaattctattcaatacctcctcattagttatgtgatctacccacctaattttcagcattaacttagaactacttaaacctaactaacctaaggacatcacacacatccatgcccgaggcaggattcgaacctgcgaccgtagcagtcgcacggttccgcactgcgcgcctagaaccgcgagaccaccgcggccggcgagattttcactctgcagcggagtgtgcggtgatatgaaacttcctggaagattaaaactgtgtgccagaccgagactcgaacacgggacgtttgcctttcgtgggcaagtgctctgccaactgagttacccaagcatgactcatgccccgtcctcacagctttacttctgccagtacctcgtctcctaccttccaaacttaacagaagctctcctgtgaaccttgcagaactagcactcctgaaagaaaggatattgcggagacatggcttagccacagcctggaggatgtttccattctggaaacctccttattacttatgtggcctacccatctaatcttcagcattcttccgtagcaccacatttcgaaagcttctattctcttcttttccaaactagttatcgtccatatttcacttccatacatggctacactccatacaaatactttcagaaacgacttcctgacacttaaatctattctcgatgttaacaaatttctcttcttcagaaacgctttccttgccattgccagtctacattttatatcctctctacttcgaccatcatcaggtattttgctccccaaatagcaaaactcctttattactttaagtgtgtcatttcctaatctaattccctcagcatcacccgacttaattcgactacattccattatcctcgttttgcttttgttgatgttcatctt
This window encodes:
- the LOC126365784 gene encoding uncharacterized protein LOC126365784, with protein sequence MAVIRVEGHEREAVVGKGVRQGCSLSPMETKEKIGLGIKIHGEEIKTLSFADDIVILSETAKDLGEQLNGMDSVLKGGYKMNINKSKTRIMECSRIKSGDAEGIRLGNDTLKVIKEFCYLGSKIPDDGRSREDIKCRLAMARKAFLKKRNLLTSRIDLSVRKSFLKVFVWSVAMYGSEIWTITSLEKKRIEAFEMWCYGRMLKIRWVGHISNKEVSRMETSSRLWLSHVSAISFLSGVLVLQGSQESFC